A segment of the Alistipes communis genome:
ATTCACACTACCTTCAAGCGATGGCTCTGGTAAAGCCTTTACGGAGAGTACGTGAATGCACGCTATGCGTAAGCATAGCATAAGCATCACGCAATCGTCTCCGTAGTTCCAATTTACCAGATTTTCGCTTGAAACGCCTTGCGGTCTTATCCTATATGTTGGCGGCGAAAAGCTCCTGCCAATCGCCGTTTTTCTCAAATGTTATGCAAAGATAGCCAAATTCAGTGAATTACGGGCTATGATTGCTTGAATTTATATTTAAGTCCATACTCTTCAAGTTTGCTGTATAGTGTTGTCCTGCCTATGCCGAGCAGTTCTGCGGCGACACTCCGGTTGCCGTTTGCCTGTTTCAACGCACGCAATATCCGCTCCTTATCCTCCGCGTCATTGCGCAAGGCGAAGCTGACAGTAGAGGTCGGTTTCGTCACGGCAAGTTCCAGATGCTCTTTCATGACAACACCTTCCTGCGCCTGCAATACAGCACCCATAACTTTCTGCCGAAGTTCCCGCACGTTGCCCGGCCATGCGTGTGTCAGCAACGCTTTACGTGCTTCGGAACTGAACCCGCTCACGCTACACTCCAGCTCTCTGTTTGCCATATCACGGAAGAACTCTGCCAGCGGCATAATGTCTTCTTGACAGTCACGCAACGGAGGAACGGTTATCCCGAAGTCGTGCAGGCGGTACAGAAGATCCTGCCGAAAACGCTTTTCATTCACCGCTACTTCCAAATCTTCATTGGTAGCAGCGATGATGCGGACATTGAAATTCCGGTCTGCCTTGTCTCCGACCGGGCGATACCGCCTCTCCTGTATGGCACGGAGCAACATCTGTTGGGTTTCCAACGCGAGGTTTCCTACCTCGTCCAGAAACAACGTGCCGCCTTCCGCCTCATGGAAATATCCTTTCTTGGCATTGTCCGCACCTGTAAATGCACCTTTGACGTGTCCGAAGAAAGCCGACGGTGCAAGCTCTTTGGAGAGTGAACCGCAGTCCACCGCCACAAATGGCTTGCCTGCACGTTTGCTCTTGTCATGCAACAGGTGGGCAATATGCTCCTTGCCCGTGCCGTTCTCACCAAATATCATCACGCTCATATCGGTGGCGGCTACCAGCCTTATGCGGTGCATGATTTTCTGAAAGGCGGAACCTTCACGGGCGAATACAGGCATACGGCGTTGTCCTGCCTGACGTTCTTTCAGTATGGAACGGATCAGGGGGACAAGTTTATCCTCCACAAGCTGTTTGGGAATATAGTCTATCGAGCCGAGTTTCATGCTTTCCACGGCGGTATTAACTTCGGCGTAGTCGGTCATAATGATGAAGGGCTGCATCTTTCCCTCCTTTCGCATCCAGCACAAAAGGTCTATGCCACTGCCGTCAGGCAGACGCAGGTCGGCAACCACGATATCATTATCTGTTGCCTGTTGCAGATGTTTCTTCGCGGTTGAGAGGTGGTAAGCCTTCATATTGCGGTAGCCCTCCCGTGACAGCATATTGCAGACATATTCGCAATACACGATGTTGTCTTCCACCACAATTATTTTTGTCTTATTCATCTTCGTATTTTCTCCTTTCCTCTTCTGCCAACCGTATTATTTCCACTCCCTTATCCAGCACGGCAGTCACGGCATGGCTTAACGCTTCACCATCCGGGAGAGCATCGCCACGAAGCAATCCGTAAAGTACATTCAGCGGTTGGTCGGCACGGAGCACCTCCCACGAACTGCGCAGGTGGTGGATCAGGGAATCCAGCTTTTGCAGGTCTTTTTCTTTTGCTGCATCCCGTACCGCCTGCATTTCCTTTTCTGTTTCAGTTATCAACTTTTCCAGCATGACGGCTTCATTGCCATAGGACAATAAGGCGGAAAAGTCCGGTTTCCCGTCCGGTGTCGCTTTTATGGCACACCTGTCGGAAACCTCCATCAGTTCCGATATGGAGAACGGTTTGAACAGGCATCCGGCAAAGCCTTTTGCCAATAGTTCCCCTTTGTTACAACTGCCCGAAGCGGTTGCCACAACCACCGGGATTGTTGGTGAATTGCCCACGTTGGACGAACGCAACAGTTCCAGCAATTCGAAACCGTTTATATCGGGCATATTCAAGTCTGTCAGCAACAGGCTGTATTCTTTCTGGCGTATCATTTCCATCAGTGCCGCAGCATCGGTGCAAGTGTCGCAGTGTATTCCTTCTTGGGAATACATCTCTTTCAGCATCAGAAGTAATACCTCATCATTGTCAATGGCGACAACATCATGGAATTTATTGTTATGATAAACAGGTGTATTGCTTGTATATCCAAGCTGTTCTTCAGCTTCCTGCATAGAAATTTCAACTGTGAAACGACTGCCTTTCCCTTTCTTGCTGTCTAAACGGATTGTTCCGCCAAGCATCGACACAATATTACGCATTATGGCAAGCCCAAGCCCGAAACCCTCCTTTGCGGCGGCATTTGATAGACGTTCAAACGCACCGAACGCTTGTTTCTGTTCCTCTTCTGTCATGCCTGTACCTGTATCTTCAACGACCAGTGTCAGAACTCCATTATCATATTCAGTAATCAAAGAAACACCGCCTTCTTCTGTGAACTTGACAGCGTTTGACAGCAGGTTATTCCCGATTTGTATTATTCGCTCTTTGTCGGTCAATACAATGGCATCGTGTCCAGTCTTCACGGACAAGGACAGCCCTTTGTTCACGGCAACAGGCATGAACTCCGTTTCAAGTGTGTGCGTGATTGCTGAAATCCGGCAGGGTGACAGACGGGGCTGTTCCTTGCCGTTGTCCAGGCGGAAGAAGTCAAGCAAAGTGTTAAGCATATCCCGCATACGGTCGGAGGATTGCAGTATGTTTTGGATATACTGCCCGGACTTATCCTCACACTGTTCTTTCCGTATCAGTCCGGCATAGCCTGTTATTGCTGTCAGCGGTGTGCGCAGTTCATGGGTGATAGTATGTACCGCCTTCTTCCTTGACGTTATCAGTGCCTCGTTCCGTTGTACGGATTGTTCCAGTTGCCTTATCAAATCAGTTGTCTTGTGCTTGTATTGTTTAATGCTTTTTGCATCACGATGTATGATGATGTAGGAAATTAACAACAATAGAAGAACGAATCCCATTAAACCGCCTACTTGCATAAATGACTTTTCACGCATGGCAACTATTTCGTTTTCCCGGCTTTGCAGTTCGGTTTGTACCTTTTCTTCTATTTGGCAAATCAATTCTTGCAGTTGTCTGTTAAGTTCTGCATTACGAGCTGCAAGGCTGTCGGCTTGTTCCGACAATTGGCGATCCTGCACTTTCTGTTCGCTGATTACGTTTCTATTGACCGAATGAAGGATAGTGGTTGATACTGCTGGAGTTACTTCCTTTTTTTTGCCGAATATGCCTAAGAAACCTTTTCGTTTTGGCTTTTTGGACTGTTCCTGCACACTTTTCTGTACAATAACCGGAATTTGATTGGCTATCTTCTTGTTAATAGATTGTTGTTCATCCATTAACCGGACTATCTGGAACATCTGTCGTTCCTTATCCTCTAAAAGACTGCGCACACTATCGATGCGCTCTGCTGGATAGGTGGCCTTGAAACGGCAGAGCATACTGTCCATTGCCATACGCCGTGCATGGTAATGCTCGATATCTTTATCGTTCCATTCCAGTATTGTTTCACCCAATAGAGAAAATTTTATCATTTGAATATTGATATTGTTTATTTCTTTTCGGAGCTCGTCTATTTTTTTATTGCCAAGTTCTAATGCTTCTATCTCCTGCCATTCATAGAGGCTATTATATGCCATACATCCGATAAGAATGGAGATAAGTATATATCCCAACCGTATTGCCTTATAGAAATTTCCTGACCGCTCCATTATTTTAATGACATTGATTTTTGGAACATGAATAAAAGTTTATCTTTTTCGTTCATGCGGATATTATCAGAATAACCGTCTTTTGTTATTTGATACCCACATGGCTTAACCATAAAAATGCCTAAGCCCTTAGTGTACGAACTTACTTCTGAGGCATAGTCTTTACTTGTATTTAATGGAACTTTCCCTTTAATATGACACCACTCATTATTACAACTGATGTCTTCAATCTCAGACATCAGTTTTTGCAAATCTGTAATAGCTTTGGAACTCGCTACTTGGGGTATCTGCAACTCAAAACAGAGCATCGGTTCGAGAATGTCCACACCTGACTGTTGCAAAGCCAGCCTGAAGACATAAGGGGTCAGCTGTCTGAAATCAGCAGGTGTACTTACCGGGCTATAATACTCGGCTTGAGTAAAAGTTACTTTCAGATCTGTCACTTCCCATCCATGTAAACCAGATTGGCAAGACATACGAATCCCTTCAAAAACGGCATTTTGAAAAGAATGGTTCAGATAACCATAGGAGATGTCACTTTCGATTTGCAACCCTGCCCCTAACGGTAAGGGTTCAAGAGTCAGCCCTATTGTGGCCCAGTAAGGGTTGGGTGGTACTTCGATCTGAATAATCTTATTGACCTTTTTTATAGGTCGTTCTTTGTAGATAGTCTTGATCTCATCAAAATGGACCTTTACGGAAAATCGTTCTTCCAGCAATGTCTGTATGATTTCCTTTTGGGTCAAACCATATAACGAGATTTCCAATTCATCACTATATGAGTTTATGGAAAAGGACAAAGACGGGTCTTCAATCCACAATGTATTCAGAGCGGATATCACCTTGCTTCTCTCTTCGGGCTTATTTGGCCGGACGGAGGATTTGAGAGCGGGATGCTGATGAGATAATCCTTGAATCAAACAAGGTTTAGCACCTAAATAATCTCCGATTCGAAAATCTTCTATATCTTCTACAATCGCGATATCATTGGCACCCACTTCATCAACATTTATCTCTCTGCCCTGATAAATAGTCTTTAGATTTTTAATCTTGATGAATTTTTCCGAATCGTTGATTCTTACAACGTCTCGAAGTCTCAGACTTCCGTCAATTATTTTAAGAAAACTTCTTTTATGCCCTTTGGGGTCATGCTCTATCTTATAGAGATAAGCTGAAAGTCTGTTTGAGACTGATGCCGGAGGAAGTATAAAAGAAGAAATGGCGTCCAACAACTCATTGATACCGATATTGAACATTGCTGATCCATGTAGCACCGGATAGACTTTGGCTTTTGCCACAAGAGCGATTATCGTATTCCAATAATCAGCCGGTGAAATTTCGCTATCCGCCAAATATCGTTCTAATATATCGTCGTCATGGTTGCATACAAATTCTTTGTATTCTTCCTTTATATATGTTTGGGAGCAAACCGGATAAACCGATCCATCGACAACAGTTTGCATAAACAGGACATCTTGCGACAGATTTGTTTTTATATCCATATACAAACGCTCCAAATTCACACCGGCACGGTCAATCTTATTGATAAATATAATTGTCGGGATTTGCAGCTTCTGTAAAGTACTGAACAGCAACTTTGTCTGCGCTTGTATGCCTTCCTTTGCGGATAAGATGAGGACTGCTCCATCAAGCATTTTGAATGTCCGCTCCACTTCCGCAATAAAATCCATGTGTCCCGGAGTGTCAATGATATTGCATTTCACACCATTCCAGATAATAGATGTCGTAGAAGCCCGAACAGTAATTCCTCTACGTTTCTCTATATCCATAGAGTCCGTTATGGTGTCACCATTATCCACACGGCCGCACTTTTCCGTTGCTCCACTGGCAAACAGCAGATTCTCGGTTACGGAAGTTTTTCCTGCATCAATGTGAGCAAGAATTCCTAAATTTATAATATTCATTTGGATTAAGCAATAATATACTACAATAGATGCATTGTCGAAACGCACCTTTTAATACCTCCTCGTAGCATATGAGAACTACAGGATTCCTAACTCGTATTAATATGTATATTATTACTGCCGCATAACGATTACAAAATTACACAAAAAAATATATCTAACAAAAGTAGGAGGATTTTTTAAC
Coding sequences within it:
- a CDS encoding hybrid sensor histidine kinase/response regulator, coding for MERSGNFYKAIRLGYILISILIGCMAYNSLYEWQEIEALELGNKKIDELRKEINNINIQMIKFSLLGETILEWNDKDIEHYHARRMAMDSMLCRFKATYPAERIDSVRSLLEDKERQMFQIVRLMDEQQSINKKIANQIPVIVQKSVQEQSKKPKRKGFLGIFGKKKEVTPAVSTTILHSVNRNVISEQKVQDRQLSEQADSLAARNAELNRQLQELICQIEEKVQTELQSRENEIVAMREKSFMQVGGLMGFVLLLLLISYIIIHRDAKSIKQYKHKTTDLIRQLEQSVQRNEALITSRKKAVHTITHELRTPLTAITGYAGLIRKEQCEDKSGQYIQNILQSSDRMRDMLNTLLDFFRLDNGKEQPRLSPCRISAITHTLETEFMPVAVNKGLSLSVKTGHDAIVLTDKERIIQIGNNLLSNAVKFTEEGGVSLITEYDNGVLTLVVEDTGTGMTEEEQKQAFGAFERLSNAAAKEGFGLGLAIMRNIVSMLGGTIRLDSKKGKGSRFTVEISMQEAEEQLGYTSNTPVYHNNKFHDVVAIDNDEVLLLMLKEMYSQEGIHCDTCTDAAALMEMIRQKEYSLLLTDLNMPDINGFELLELLRSSNVGNSPTIPVVVATASGSCNKGELLAKGFAGCLFKPFSISELMEVSDRCAIKATPDGKPDFSALLSYGNEAVMLEKLITETEKEMQAVRDAAKEKDLQKLDSLIHHLRSSWEVLRADQPLNVLYGLLRGDALPDGEALSHAVTAVLDKGVEIIRLAEEERRKYEDE
- a CDS encoding sigma-54-dependent transcriptional regulator — its product is MNKTKIIVVEDNIVYCEYVCNMLSREGYRNMKAYHLSTAKKHLQQATDNDIVVADLRLPDGSGIDLLCWMRKEGKMQPFIIMTDYAEVNTAVESMKLGSIDYIPKQLVEDKLVPLIRSILKERQAGQRRMPVFAREGSAFQKIMHRIRLVAATDMSVMIFGENGTGKEHIAHLLHDKSKRAGKPFVAVDCGSLSKELAPSAFFGHVKGAFTGADNAKKGYFHEAEGGTLFLDEVGNLALETQQMLLRAIQERRYRPVGDKADRNFNVRIIAATNEDLEVAVNEKRFRQDLLYRLHDFGITVPPLRDCQEDIMPLAEFFRDMANRELECSVSGFSSEARKALLTHAWPGNVRELRQKVMGAVLQAQEGVVMKEHLELAVTKPTSTVSFALRNDAEDKERILRALKQANGNRSVAAELLGIGRTTLYSKLEEYGLKYKFKQS
- the tet(Q) gene encoding tetracycline resistance ribosomal protection protein Tet(Q), with amino-acid sequence MNIINLGILAHIDAGKTSVTENLLFASGATEKCGRVDNGDTITDSMDIEKRRGITVRASTTSIIWNGVKCNIIDTPGHMDFIAEVERTFKMLDGAVLILSAKEGIQAQTKLLFSTLQKLQIPTIIFINKIDRAGVNLERLYMDIKTNLSQDVLFMQTVVDGSVYPVCSQTYIKEEYKEFVCNHDDDILERYLADSEISPADYWNTIIALVAKAKVYPVLHGSAMFNIGINELLDAISSFILPPASVSNRLSAYLYKIEHDPKGHKRSFLKIIDGSLRLRDVVRINDSEKFIKIKNLKTIYQGREINVDEVGANDIAIVEDIEDFRIGDYLGAKPCLIQGLSHQHPALKSSVRPNKPEERSKVISALNTLWIEDPSLSFSINSYSDELEISLYGLTQKEIIQTLLEERFSVKVHFDEIKTIYKERPIKKVNKIIQIEVPPNPYWATIGLTLEPLPLGAGLQIESDISYGYLNHSFQNAVFEGIRMSCQSGLHGWEVTDLKVTFTQAEYYSPVSTPADFRQLTPYVFRLALQQSGVDILEPMLCFELQIPQVASSKAITDLQKLMSEIEDISCNNEWCHIKGKVPLNTSKDYASEVSSYTKGLGIFMVKPCGYQITKDGYSDNIRMNEKDKLLFMFQKSMSLK